Proteins from one Prevotella sp. E2-28 genomic window:
- a CDS encoding DKNYY domain-containing protein, producing MKQTGFLHKTILLVAIVGWSLTGNAQRYETDHGRVYYGEELLMHADARSFKDLGCGYAKDRHNVYLNGRVLENVDPSSFRLKDRKTWRHHEQREEEQMPPRRYFKTNLNVYYGDKKLDAVASSFKDLGGGYAKDAFTVYYCGEKVEGAMATTFKYTGDGYGQDTFDAYYRGRKIK from the coding sequence ATGAAACAGACAGGATTTTTACACAAGACAATATTGCTGGTGGCAATAGTGGGATGGTCATTGACTGGTAATGCACAGCGGTATGAGACGGATCATGGACGCGTGTATTACGGCGAGGAACTGCTGATGCATGCTGATGCACGGAGTTTCAAGGACCTGGGGTGCGGCTACGCAAAGGATAGGCATAACGTATATCTGAACGGACGGGTGCTGGAGAATGTGGACCCATCGTCATTCCGACTGAAGGACCGCAAGACATGGCGTCATCATGAGCAGAGGGAGGAGGAGCAGATGCCACCTCGCCGCTATTTCAAGACGAACTTAAACGTGTATTATGGTGATAAGAAACTGGATGCCGTGGCTAGTTCGTTTAAGGACCTGGGCGGCGGCTATGCCAAGGATGCCTTCACAGTGTACTACTGTGGCGAGAAGGTGGAGGGGGCCATGGCTACTACCTTCAAATATACGGGTGACGGCTACGGTCAGGATACCTTTGATGCGTACTATAGGGGCAGGAAGATAAAGTAA
- a CDS encoding alpha-L-fucosidase, translated as MTNFCKQIAVTLLMSMMLMAAQAQEELCGPVPTENQLRWQDMEMYAFIHYSLNTYTDQEWGFGNEALELFNPSDLDCRQWARVCKQAGMKGIIFTAKHHCGFCMWPSEYTEYSVKNTPWKNGKGDVVRELADACREEGLEFAVYLSPWDRNHPEYGRPAYVTYFRNQLRELLTNYGEIFEVWFDGANGGDGWYGGANETRKIDRTTYYEWPETYKMIRELQPKCLIWNDGSDRGDLRWVGTEAGNVGETNWSLLNKDGEVTWPMLHYGLENGDSWVPGETNTSIRPGWFYHETENEHVKSLSKLMDTYYKSVGRNSTLLLNFPIAPNGRIHPNDSLRGIAFKKMIDEVFKTDLAKNAKVKTQGNVTLVEFQKPTPFNRFVAEEDIQYGQRVKKFSLEALVDGKWQPLKDALVEGSDGLTTIGHRRIICFPTVNATKLRFTVTDSKCEPIIKRTSVYLAPELTDDIPDSGEKRSSNLHYFFSNPRQMMIDWDTEQTISSFRYLPPQNTKDGTVTHYTLWASSDWTNWTKLASGEFSNIVNNPIWQTIKFPTTKARILKFDADRLASGERMAFDDFEVVAE; from the coding sequence ATGACAAATTTTTGTAAACAGATAGCTGTCACATTATTGATGTCCATGATGTTAATGGCGGCTCAAGCGCAAGAGGAGCTTTGTGGGCCTGTGCCAACGGAGAATCAACTGCGGTGGCAGGATATGGAGATGTATGCCTTCATTCATTACTCGCTGAACACATACACGGATCAGGAATGGGGATTCGGGAACGAGGCGCTGGAATTGTTCAACCCCTCTGACCTGGACTGCCGGCAGTGGGCTCGCGTATGCAAGCAGGCTGGTATGAAGGGCATAATTTTTACGGCTAAGCATCACTGCGGTTTCTGCATGTGGCCGAGTGAATACACCGAGTACTCCGTGAAGAACACGCCGTGGAAGAACGGGAAGGGCGATGTGGTGCGCGAACTGGCCGATGCCTGTCGAGAGGAAGGACTGGAGTTCGCCGTCTATCTCTCGCCCTGGGACAGGAATCACCCGGAATATGGCCGGCCTGCATATGTGACCTATTTCCGCAACCAGCTGCGTGAACTGCTGACCAACTACGGTGAGATATTCGAGGTGTGGTTCGACGGTGCCAATGGCGGTGACGGCTGGTATGGCGGTGCCAACGAGACGCGCAAGATTGACCGTACCACCTATTATGAGTGGCCCGAGACGTACAAGATGATCCGTGAGCTGCAGCCCAAATGCTTGATATGGAACGACGGCAGCGACCGCGGCGACCTGCGATGGGTGGGTACGGAGGCCGGTAATGTGGGCGAGACCAACTGGAGTCTGCTGAACAAGGATGGCGAGGTGACGTGGCCCATGCTACACTACGGCCTGGAGAACGGCGACTCGTGGGTGCCCGGCGAGACCAATACCAGTATACGCCCAGGCTGGTTCTATCACGAGACGGAGAACGAGCACGTGAAGAGTCTGTCAAAACTGATGGATACCTATTATAAATCGGTGGGCCGCAACTCCACCCTGCTGCTTAACTTCCCCATAGCGCCTAACGGTCGCATTCATCCCAACGACAGCCTTCGCGGCATTGCCTTTAAGAAAATGATTGACGAGGTGTTTAAGACCGACCTTGCAAAGAATGCCAAGGTAAAGACACAGGGTAATGTGACACTTGTTGAATTCCAGAAACCCACGCCATTCAATCGTTTCGTAGCCGAGGAAGATATCCAATACGGCCAACGGGTAAAAAAGTTTTCGCTGGAGGCTCTTGTCGACGGAAAGTGGCAACCGCTGAAGGATGCACTCGTTGAAGGCTCCGACGGTCTGACCACCATCGGTCATCGACGCATCATCTGTTTCCCTACCGTCAATGCCACAAAGCTACGCTTCACCGTCACCGACTCCAAGTGTGAGCCCATCATAAAGCGCACATCCGTCTATCTGGCTCCAGAACTGACAGACGATATCCCCGATAGCGGCGAGAAGCGCAGCAGCAACCTGCACTACTTCTTCAGCAACCCTCGTCAGATGATGATTGACTGGGACACAGAACAGACCATCAGCTCCTTCCGTTACCTGCCTCCGCAGAACACAAAAGACGGCACTGTGACACACTACACCCTTTGGGCTTCCTCCGACTGGACAAACTGGACAAAGCTTGCTTCAGGCGAGTTCTCAAATATCGTGAACAATCCCATATGGCAGACTATCAAGTTTCCAACAACCAAGGCACGTATCCTCAAGTTCGATGCCGACCGTTTGGCCTCAGGAGAGCGAATGGCCTTTGATGACTTTGAGGTAGTTGCAGAATAA